The Tardiphaga alba genome includes a window with the following:
- the trpA gene encoding tryptophan synthase subunit alpha, translating to MTTRIDTRFAELKAEGRSAFVTFVMAGDPDLATALEIVKALPKAGADIIELGMPFTDPMADGPSIQAAGLRALQAGMTLRKTLQLVRDFRKTDDKTPIVLMGYYNPIYIYGVDKFLPDAKEAGVDGLIIVDLPPEEDNELCIPAMKAGLNFIRLATPTTDDKRLPAVLANTSGFVYYVSVTGITGAAAADASVVGTAVARIKRHTKLPVCVGFGIRTPEAAKAIASHANGAVVGTALIDALKGSLDADGKATAKTVSAVADLTAALAAGVRGAKQAAE from the coding sequence GTGACCACCCGCATCGATACCCGTTTCGCCGAACTCAAAGCCGAAGGCCGTTCGGCTTTTGTGACTTTCGTCATGGCCGGCGATCCCGATCTCGCGACCGCGCTGGAGATCGTCAAGGCGCTGCCGAAGGCTGGTGCCGATATCATCGAGCTCGGCATGCCCTTCACCGATCCGATGGCCGATGGCCCATCGATCCAGGCGGCGGGCTTGCGCGCGCTGCAGGCCGGCATGACGCTGCGCAAGACGCTGCAGCTGGTGCGCGACTTCCGCAAGACCGACGACAAGACGCCCATCGTGCTGATGGGCTACTACAATCCGATCTATATCTACGGCGTCGACAAGTTCCTGCCCGATGCCAAGGAAGCCGGCGTCGATGGTCTGATCATCGTCGATTTGCCGCCGGAAGAAGACAACGAGCTCTGCATCCCCGCGATGAAGGCCGGTCTCAACTTCATCCGCCTCGCGACGCCGACCACGGACGACAAGCGCTTGCCGGCCGTGCTCGCGAACACCTCGGGCTTTGTCTATTACGTCTCCGTCACCGGCATCACTGGCGCGGCCGCTGCCGATGCATCCGTGGTCGGCACTGCGGTGGCGCGCATCAAGCGCCATACCAAGCTGCCGGTCTGCGTCGGCTTCGGTATTCGCACCCCGGAAGCCGCGAAGGCGATCGCCAGCCATGCCAATGGCGCAGTGGTCGGTACGGCGCTGATCGACGCCCTCAAGGGCTCGCTGGACGCGGACGGCAAGGCGACGGCAAAGACGGTGTCTGCCGTCGCAGACCTCACTGCAGCGCTGGCCGCAGGCGTCCGCGGCGCAAAACAGGCCGCAGAATAA